Proteins found in one Choristoneura fumiferana chromosome 16, NRCan_CFum_1, whole genome shotgun sequence genomic segment:
- the LOC141436281 gene encoding uncharacterized protein has translation MDVTEDPPVSLSEVGSGGPRSEEVINNSASASTPNLLLNMETLLTRMLTVPQPQATPASGIATQLVKFDPDSAEADVEGWCNVTEIIVNSRQLEGAELLLVLTHALRGRAATCLTKLQLSQLTWPQIKELLIAKFSKPMLPQDYFDEILRFQIGIKETAYEAAMRL, from the coding sequence ATGGATGTAACAGAGGATCCTCCTGTGTCTTTATCAGAAGTGGGATCCGGAGGGCCTCGCTCTGAGGAAGTTATAAACAACAGTGCGTCGGCATCTACCCCAAATTTGTTGCTGAATATGGAGACGTTGCTCACCCGTATGTTGACCGTACCACAGCCGCAAGCAACACCAGCAAGCGGAATAGCTACACAGTTAGTCAAATTTGACCCTGACAGCGCTGAGGCGGACGTAGAAGGTTGGTGCAATGTTACCGAAATAATTGTGAATAGTAGACAGCTCGAGGGTGCAGAATTGTTACTAGTGCTCACCCACGCGCTGCGCGGTAGAGCTGCTACGTGCTTAACAAAGCTACAGCTTTCGCAATTAACATGGCCGCAAATCAAAGAATTGCTTAtagcaaaattttcaaaacCCATGCTGCCTCAAGATTATTTCGACGAAATTCTACGCTTCCAAATCGGAATAAAAGAAACAGCATACGAAGCGGCCATGCGTTTGTGA